The genomic region aataaaacacaagaacaagaaTTTCTGGTTCCCATTTGGTGCGTCTCTTTCGGCGCTGGCATACCGGCTGTGGCTCCGACTGCGAGAATGTGAACGCGAGCGTGAATGAGAGCGATAGCGGCGTCCACGAGACCTGGACCTGGAGTGGGACCGCGATCGGGACCTGgaatggaaaaacaaagctTGGTAAATTTGATATCTACTAGGTATTATCAAGACCACAAAGCATAATCGACTGAATTCATTCACCTGCTGCgacgacctcctcctcctcctcctcctctcttgctGAAACGGTAGCAGTCGTAGGCGTAGTGGCCCCGGTCCCCACACTGGTAACACCGATCATTGGGGTCAAACTGGCGGCGACTTGGGCGCCCACGTCCCTTCCTGGAAAGGCCTGTCGACAGCTCCACGCGAACACGGGAACCACAGAGAACCCTGAAGGAAAGTTagcaagagaaggagaaaaatgtcTCGTATCCAGCATAATTTATGAACACGGCAaaggcaattaaaaaaatacaagacaGCACAAAGTTCAATAGTTATTATGTATGCTTAACCATAATTAGGTGCTAAAAGGTAACAAAATGACCAATGAGAAATGAAGTCATAAAACAGAAAAGATTTTGTCTTGGACTTTTCAATTTGAGATTATTTTGTCAGTTAGAAGGCAATACAAAAACCTAAGATTGCAAGCACTAGACATGAGGGCTAAATAGAGATAGGACTTTTGAACGGCAGTACTAACTTGTTGTTGGTAACAACTTTGCTTCCTATATGCCCTTCAAGaagtcaaaaaaataataatcacatgAGATATGTTACAACTTACTTTCCATCCATTCCCTTCACAGCATCTTCTGCATCTCTGGGATCCTCAAACTCCACGAAGGCAAACCCAGGGGGGTTCCTGGCCACCCAGACGGTTCTCAGAGGTCCGTAATAACTGAACGATCTCTCCAGCTCGCCCTTGGCAGCGCCATTGCCTAAGTCACCCACGTACACCTTACAGTCAGTGGCCCGAGAAGAACTACGGGAATGGTGTGACATCTCCCCTTGCctgttgggagggggggagtATGCGTTAGTAGATCTGGATAATGTCAGTGACCTCTTCACTTTGCTACATCCACAGATAGCACAGAATGTCTATATTGCCAGATATACCTCACCGTCAGAACATATACTCATAAAATTGTGTTTTGAGACCCCAGACAAGGTTTGAATTCTGTTCTGGGGATATTTCTATTCACATGTAAGACTTTTTCACAGTGTAAATAACAACTCGGAGCATCCATTACTGGGAGGAATAAAACAACCAGCCTCTCTTATTCCACTGGTCTCATTTATCCCAAAATGTGAACACCTGTTTTCATGTGCAATATCTATCCAAGATCTAAAGTTCATGCAAATCTGTTAaagcatttttgttttacatttggaTTCTCATGACATTCACGTGAAAAAGCTTTATTGGATACTACAACGACTCTCTAGGACAATGTTCacaaaagtcaatcaaagaacaagatttttgggcagaatgtctccttttgtcaacagaagtgctctccggacgcttgctggagcctcgttcagcccctctttgactatgctagcacctcctggtattacaacatcaaaatgtccctgaaaaccaggctccaaacctcccaaaacaaaccgattcggctactcctcaatctggggcccatgacccaccttcttcctggacattttgctagcctaaaatggctcagggtagaagacagggttaaacaactcaaaatgggattggcatttaaaatagtcaatgcagctctgccctcagtcccctcaatccctgcatacctgacggaacacctccacagatttagtgacacccacagccacaacactaggtgcgtttacacggacaaaatgtctttattccgatcagagttcagagta from Brachionichthys hirsutus isolate HB-005 chromosome 11, CSIRO-AGI_Bhir_v1, whole genome shotgun sequence harbors:
- the srsf7a gene encoding serine and arginine rich splicing factor 7a isoform X2 → MSHHSRSSSRATDCKVYVGDLGNGAAKGELERSFSYYGPLRTVWVARNPPGFAFVEFEDPRDAEDAVKGMDGKVLCGSRVRVELSTGLSRKGRGRPSRRQFDPNDRCYQCGDRGHYAYDCYRFSKRGGGGGGGRRSRSRSRSHSRSRSRGRRYRSHSRSRSHSRSRSHSRSRRRSPSYSRRRSRSGSQARSKSRTPVRSRSRSRSRSRSGSAARRRSASRSRSRSKSANHKRNSQS
- the srsf7a gene encoding serine and arginine rich splicing factor 7a isoform X1, translating into MSHHSRSSSRATDCKVYVGDLGNGAAKGELERSFSYYGPLRTVWVARNPPGFAFVEFEDPRDAEDAVKGMDGKVLCGSRVRVELSTGLSRKGRGRPSRRQFDPNDRCYQCGDRGHYAYDCYRFSKRGGGGGGGRRSRSRSRSHSRSRSRGRRYRSHSRSRSHSRSRSHSRSRRRSPSYSRRRSRSGSQARSKSRTPVRSRSRSRSRSRSGSAARRRSASRSRSRSKSANHKRNSRSRSASPNRSPTPADD